In Malus sylvestris chromosome 15, drMalSylv7.2, whole genome shotgun sequence, a single genomic region encodes these proteins:
- the LOC126602023 gene encoding putative calcium-transporting ATPase 13, plasma membrane-type, whose product MELCHLDNGFKIDNKCLTQLMKEKNLHLLQELEGIDGVVSALQTDTERGIDDDGDNIARRLEAFGSNTYKKPPSKSLFHFMWQASKDLTIVILLGCAALSLGFGIKQHGLKEGWYDGGSIFVAVFLIVVVSAFSDYRQSKQFRKLSKASEDIPIDVVRGGRRRHISNLDIVVGDVVFLKIGDQVPADGLFLRGHSLSVDESSMTGESEHVEVNGDLNPFLFSGTKVVDGYGELLVASVGMNSTWGEMMSLISRDTSDQQTPLQARLSKLTPLMAKIGLGVAFLVFVVLVARYFTGNTKNNSEFGKFEGNKTKIDDMVNAAVDMVAVAVIIVVIAIPEGFPLAVTLTLAYSMKKMMADQALVRRLSACETMGCATVICTDKTGTLTLNEMKVTKFWLGQESVEDDAGYSSISDCLLDLIREGVTFNTTGSVYRPSSGSGFEFSGSPTEKAILSWATLELHMDMEKLKKQCVIQHVEVFNSHKKRSGVLMRRKADNTTHVHWKGAAEMILEICSSYYDASGVTKDLNDDERLKFEKIIQGMAASSLRCIAFAHKQVQNKHINDEKYEKLEESNLILVGLVGLKDPCRPGVREAVEACQLAGVQVKMITGDNVFTAKAIASECGILRPDQEAKEAVVEGIEFRNFTPEQRMQKVDGIHVMARSSPFDKLLMVQCLKQKGNVVAVTGDGTNDAPALKEADIGLSMGIQGTEVAKESSDIVILDDNFATLVTVLKWGRGVYANIQKFVQFQLTINVATLVVNFVAAASAGEVPLTAVQLLWVNLIMDTMAALALATDKPTKELMEKPPVGQTDPVITNIMWRNLLPQALFQIVVLLVLQFKGRSIFGVSETVNNTLIFNVFVFCQVFNELNSRDMERINIFKGSQGNRLFWGILVVTIAVQVVMVELLNKFANTERLSWGQWGACIGIAAISWPISWVFKFIPVPAKPIFSYLKRDSKRGLEQLAEAKSP is encoded by the coding sequence ATGGAACTTTGTCACCTCGACAATGGCTTCAAAATTGATAACAAATGCCTCACTCAACTCATGAAGGAGAAAAACCTACACCTTCTTCAAGAGCTCGAAGGCATTGATGGCGTTGTATCGGCTCTCCAAACCGATACTGAGCGTGGCATCGATGATGATGGTGACAATATTGCTCGCCGGCTTGAAGCATTCGGTTCAAACACGTACAAGAAGCCGCCTTCAAAAAGCCTCTTCCATTTTATGTGGCAAGCTTCTAAGGATCTTACCATTGTCATCCTCTTAGGCTGCGCCGCGCTCTCACTTGGATTCGGCATAAAGCAGCATGGACTAAAAGAAGGATGGTACGACGGAGGAAGCATCTTTGTCGCGGTTTTTCTTATCGTGGTTGTATCCGCCTTTAGTGACTACAGGCAGAGCAAGCAATTCCGGAAGTTGTCCAAAGCAAGTGAGGACATTCCAATTGATGTTGTGAGAGGCGGTAGGCGGCGACACATTTCGAACCTTGATATTGTTGTTGGAGATGTTGTGTTCTTGAAAATTGGAGATCAAGTTCCTGCTGATGGATTGTTCTTGCGTGGACATTCGTTGAGCGTGGACGAATCAAGCATGACGGGGGAAAGTGAGCATGTGGAAGTTAATGGCGACCTGAATCCGTTCTTGTTTTCAGGAACCAAGGTGGTCGATGGATATGGTGAATTGCTTGTGGCTTCAGTTGGCATGAACTCGACGTGGGGCGAAATGATGAGCTTGATTAGCCGTGACACCAGTGATCAGCAGACACCATTACAAGCGCGTCTAAGTAAACTAACCCCGCTGATGGCGAAGATTGGCTTGGGCGTTGCATTCCTAGTTTTCGTGGTCTTGGTAGCGCGTTACTTCACAGGCAACACGAAGAACAACAGTGAATTTGGTAAGTTTGAGGGCAACAAGACAAAGATTGATGATATGGTGAATGCCGCGGTGGACATGGTAGCAGTTGCAGTTATTAttgttgtgattgcaattcctGAAGGCTTCCCGTTGGCTGTCACTCTGACTCTTGCTTATtcgatgaagaagatgatggcGGACCAAGCATTGGTAAGGAGGCTCTCTGCTTGCGAAACTATGGGATGTGCCACCGTAATTTGTACAGACAAGACGGGCACACTGACGCTCAACGAGATGAAGGTTACAAAGTTTTGGCTTGGACAGGAATCTGTGGAAGATGATGCTGGTTATTCATCAATTTCTGATTGCCTTCTCGATTTAATCCGAGAAGGAGTAACGTTTAACACAACTGGTAGTGTTTATAGGCCTAGTTCAGGATCGGGATTTGAGTTTTCGGGCAGTCCTACTGAAAAAGCCATTCTTTCATGGGCTACTCTAGAGCTGCACATGGACAtggagaaattgaagaagcaatgTGTCATTCAACATGTTGAAGTCTTCAATTCGCACAAGAAACGAAGTGGGGTTTTGATGAGAAGGAAGGCCGACAATACTACCCATGTACATTGGAAAGGAGCTGCAGAAATGATACTAGAAATATGCTCGAGTTACTACGATGCGTCTGGTGTCACGAAAGATCTGAATGATGATGAAAGGCTGAAGTTTGAGAAGATTATTCAAGGCATGGCAGCAAGCAGTCTCCGATGCATTGCTTTTGCACACAAACAAGTTCAGAATAAGCACATTAATGACGAAAAGTACGAAAAGCTCGAAGAAAGCAACTTGATCCTCGTAGGATTGGTAGGTCTAAAGGATCCATGTAGGCCAGGAGTGAGGGAAGCAGTAGAAGCTTGCCAGTTAGCTGGGGTGCAGGTGAAAATGATCACCGGTGACAATGTTTTCACCGCTAAAGCAATAGCTAGCGAGTGCGGGATACTCCGGCCTGACCAGGAAGCCAAGGAAGCAGTGGTAGAAGGTATAGAATTTCGCAACTTCACGCCGGAGCAAAGAATGCAGAAAGTTGATGGAATTCACGTGATGGCGAGGTCTTCACCATTTGATAAGCTTCTTATGGTGCAGTGCTTGAAACAGAAAGGCAATGTAGTAGCTGTGACAGGTGATGGCACGAATGATGCACCCGCACTCAAAGAAGCGGACATAGGACTCTCTATGGGGATTCAGGGAACGGAAGTGGCCAAGGAGAGCTCAGACATTGTCATTTTAGATGACAATTTTGCAACTTTGGTGACTGTTTTAAAGTGGGGAAGAGGAGTTTATGCCAACATCCAAAAGTTTGTTCAATTCCAGCTCACAATAAATGTTGCAACTCTTGTGGTCAACTTTGTGGCAGCTGCCTCGGCTGGCGAAGTACCTTTAACAGCGGTCCAGCTACTGTGGGTGAATCTGATTATGGACACAATGGCGGCTCTGGCTCTCGCCACCGATAAGCCCACCAAAGAGCTCATGGAAAAGCCACCCGTGGGTCAGACGGATCCCGTGATCACCAACATCATGTGGAGGAACCTTTTACCCCAAGCTTTGTTCCAGATAGTTGTGCTCTTGGTCTTGCAGTTCAAAGGCAGATCAATATTTGGTGTTAGTGAGACGGTAAACAACACATTGATCTTCAATGTATTTGTGTTTTGCCAAGTGTTTAATGAGCTTAATTCAAGGGATATGGAGAGGATTAATATCTTCAAAGGGAGTCAGGGGAACAGGCTGTTTTGGGGCATCCTCGTTGTAACAATTGCAGTtcaggtggtgatggtggaactTCTGAACAAGTTTGCAAACACAGAGCGGTTAAGTTGGGGACAATGGGGTGCATGCATTGGGATTGCAGCCATATCTTGGCCAATTAGTTGGGTTTTCAAGTTCATACCAGTACCTGCTAAGCCAATATTCAGCTATCTAAAGAGGGATAGCAAACGTGGGTTGGAGCAGTTGGCCGAGGCAAAGTCCCCATAG